TGATATCACCAGATGAACTTGCAAGTTTAGTGAGTTAGGACCAATAATAACTTGGATAAGGATTTGCTCCATATAAACTGGATGTTTAGGGTATGACAACAAAATGtgaataataagaagaaatcAACTCTTTCCTTCAGAGAAATTGGCAGTTTTGATTTGACAAGATTCCATGAGACATCCATAGACAGAAGAAAATGTATGAGAAAGAAGAAGTACCTTCACTATCAACTTTTGTGTCTGGCCTGGGCTTAGACAAGGCAGCACCATCTAGTGAATACTCCAGTAATATTATTGTCAAAAGTCTACCTATCTTAGGGCGACTTCATTTTGTGAAGGACAGAAATGGAATTCTGTGTTTGACTTTCACATTTTTGTATTGGGTGTATGGGACCTGGTGTGGACTAGTTGTGGTGCTACTACCTCATATGAGAGATAAGCAAGCCTCAGAGCCGTTTGTTGCATGTAAGTTAACATGCCTTTATtcaaagtaatatatatataaatatgtatttaaattcattgtttttatgaAGTATCCTTTAATATTAAGACTTTTGGTATAGtattaatacacatgtatactcTATTTGATATGCCACCTGAGGTTCAATTTGTTCTTTTTCAGTGTATGTTCTCTGCTCAGTGATGTGTATTTGTGCCTTATTTAGAGCAGCAACATTGAATCCAGGTCGTGTgccattaatatctgaaaaggATAACATaggtaataaatgcataaatatacatattgatGATACATTTTTACCAATTTACTATAATAATTGCAACTAATGCCTATCAACCAAAGTTAGAAAATATACCATATTCAGATATGTTTATTACACATGGAAGAATcacaatgattttgaaaatttgtatggatttgctttttttttcttgaaatgcaGATACAAGTGATTGGGAAATGTGTGATAAATGTCAGAGAAAAAGACCTAAACGAGCCCACCATTGTCGTAGATGTCAGCAATGCGTGGTCCGGATGGACCACCACTGTCCTTGGTGAGTTAACATCAGTCATGGCTTCCACTGAGAACAGGTTGAGATTCCTCAGCTTCCTTTGCaaaagattattttattttatttttacataaaatgttgCAAAATTTGAGGAAAATCAAACCCATGAAATATAGATTATTACTTTGGATTAAAACTTAAATCACCCAATTGAGTCTATATTTGAATTGATTCAAACTGACTGTCcataaaaattgttcaaaagcTTTCACTTTATTATACCATAgatggaattgttttcaaaatgaaattttaagtgCTCAAGTTTtgttcattacatgtatttcatattggGCAATAGATTTGGCATAATTGATcttatctttaatttaaaaaaaaaaaaaaaaaaaccaggtcTCATTATGAGCCCCTTAGATTGTACAGTGAATACCTATAATAATACCCAGGCaggttaatttaatttttaatggttaaaTAGGTAActacaatatttaaataataggATGTAGTGGAATTTTTACCCCCAATTCATTTAGTTCAActtttttaactttgttttttGGCACATTAACTGCactcatatacatatacattgtattacatTAGTTCCCAAAGTGATTTGAAGTTAAACCTggaattttgaattgtttcaggaTTAACAACTGTGTCGGTGAGGAGAATCACTATGCATTTATGCAGCTATTATTCTGGGCTTTCTGTCTCAGCTGGATGGCATTCTGGTCCCTAATGTTGCATTACTGGTATTACCCAGCATGCACCACATGTGATAAGGtatgtaaaaacaaatgattttcATAATGCCTCTGCTCAAAAATGTGCCAGtacaataattttcaaatactgGGTAGTCATTTCTATAATTGACTTCGGAGAGTTGGCATCTTAGTTCCAATATATATGTttcatgatttgtttttaaatgagaaaaaCTTTGCTTATTTATCTTTACTTCTATTTCCTAGAACAAAATACTGGGATTTTTTTGTGACAAGGAGATGGTTTAGTGTTAGTATGTGGTAAAATGCTGACTCTCAAACCTTCCTTTTATCGCAAATAAATAATCTAGGCAGGAGAGGTTACATAGAGTGCTGTTATATTGTCGGCATCTAAAACATGACACAGGTTCAAACATTTTAAGTGCTGTTTACATTGATGATCATTGAATCACATAGTGCaaacatttcatatataaaGCCAAGTTAGCTCTCAAAAAGTTAGCTCttaaaatatcattgaaaaaatCTCTTTACTTGCGCATTTTTTAGTATGCACATATCGTCTCAAGCTATGGTCCAGAGTTCGCTTTGCCCTCTCCTACCCATGGCTGCTTGAACATTTTGAAGTATCGTAAAGCTGAATATTCATGTGTCATCTGTTGTGCAACGTTTTAACCTGTTCTAATTCTATACGTAGTGGGCTGTCACCGCATCAGCAATGAACAACGTTTTATGTAAATTGGTCACATCAAAAGTCAATATCCAAATATGCTGTACTCACATTGGTCAATAGTTTAATGAACTATGAG
This portion of the Magallana gigas chromosome 7, xbMagGiga1.1, whole genome shotgun sequence genome encodes:
- the LOC105335528 gene encoding palmitoyltransferase ZDHHC21 isoform X1, translated to MYEKEEVPSLSTFVSGLGLDKAAPSSEYSSNIIVKSLPILGRLHFVKDRNGILCLTFTFLYWVYGTWCGLVVVLLPHMRDKQASEPFVALYVLCSVMCICALFRAATLNPGRVPLISEKDNIDTSDWEMCDKCQRKRPKRAHHCRRCQQCVVRMDHHCPWINNCVGEENHYAFMQLLFWAFCLSWMAFWSLMLHYWYYPACTTCDKELFIFEHEKWLDYLLLASAIVMLAFMGFNLIGQNMNLIMSVFYIKHSIWFKYLLVLMSLAMGLFMGAGLVDQHQNLNWESFEFKQEAWFTYILTALAIFMGIMMGGQLIGQHFSLLLDRTTLENMKDPHPDISTIRIRSEWSAYREMCGSGSMLFWLFPCRSRKVLRPSYFYSSPV
- the LOC105335528 gene encoding palmitoyltransferase ZDHHC21 isoform X3, with product MYEKEEVPSLSTFVSGLGLDKAAPSSEYSSNIIVKSLPILGRLHFVKDRNGILCLTFTFLYWVYGTWCGLVVVLLPHMRDKQASEPFVALYVLCSVMCICALFRAATLNPGRVPLISEKDNIDTSDWEMCDKCQRKRPKRAHHCRRCQQCVVRMDHHCPWINNCVGEENHYAFMQLLFWAFCLSWMAFWSLMLHYWYYPACTTCDKELFIFEHEKWLDYLLLASAIVMLAFMGFNLIGQNMNLIMSVFYIKHSIWFKYLLVLMSLAMGLFMGAGLVDQHQNLNWDRTTLENMKDPHPDISTIRIRSEWSAYREMCGSGSMLFWLFPCRSRKVLRPSYFYSSPV
- the LOC105335528 gene encoding palmitoyltransferase ZDHHC21 isoform X2, which codes for MYEKEEVPSLSTFVSGLGLDKAAPSSEYSSNIIVKSLPILGRLHFVKDRNGILCLTFTFLYWVYGTWCGLVVVLLPHMRDKQASEPFVALYVLCSVMCICALFRAATLNPGRVPLISEKDNIDTSDWEMCDKCQRKRPKRAHHCRRCQQCVVRMDHHCPWINNCVGEENHYAFMQLLFWAFCLSWMAFWSLMLHYWYYPACTTCDKSVFYIKHSIWFKYLLVLMSLAMGLFMGAGLVDQHQNLNWESFEFKQEAWFTYILTALAIFMGIMMGGQLIGQHFSLLLDRTTLENMKDPHPDISTIRIRSEWSAYREMCGSGSMLFWLFPCRSRKVLRPSYFYSSPV
- the LOC105335528 gene encoding palmitoyltransferase ZDHHC21 isoform X4, with amino-acid sequence MYEKEEVPSLSTFVSGLGLDKAAPSSEYSSNIIVKSLPILGRLHFVKDRNGILCLTFTFLYWVYGTWCGLVVVLLPHMRDKQASEPFVALYVLCSVMCICALFRAATLNPGRVPLISEKDNIDTSDWEMCDKCQRKRPKRAHHCRRCQQCVVRMDHHCPWINNCVGEENHYAFMQLLFWAFCLSWMAFWSLMLHYWYYPACTTCDKELFIFEHEKWLDYLLLASAIVMLAFMGFNLIGQNMNLIMDRTTLENMKDPHPDISTIRIRSEWSAYREMCGSGSMLFWLFPCRSRKVLRPSYFYSSPV